In Zingiber officinale cultivar Zhangliang chromosome 1A, Zo_v1.1, whole genome shotgun sequence, a genomic segment contains:
- the LOC122038700 gene encoding phenylpropanoylacetyl-CoA synthase-like has translation MEVNGYRIIHSADGPATILAIGTANPTNVVDQNAYPDFYFRVTNSEHLQELKAKFRRICEKAAIRKRHLYLTEEILRENPSLLAPMAPSFDARQQIVVEAVPKLAKEAAEKAIKEWGRPKSDITHLVFCSASGIDMPGSDLQLLKLLGLPLCVNRVMLYNVGCHAGGTALRVAKDLAENNRGARVLAVCSEVTVLSYRGPHPAHIESLFVQALFGDGAAALVVGSDPVDGVERPIFEIASASQVMLPESEEAVGGHLREIGLTFHLKSQLPSIIASNIEQSLTTACSPLGLSDWNQLFWTVHPGGRAILDQVEARLGLEKDRLAATRHVLSEYGNMQSATVLFILDEMRKRSAADGHATTGEGLDWGVLLAFGPGLSIETVVLHSCKLN, from the exons ATGGAAGTGAACGGGTACCGGATAATTCACAGCGCCGACGGGCCGGCGACGATCTTGGCCATCGGCACCGCCAACCCCACCAACGTCGTCGATCAGAACGCTTATCCCGACTTCTATTTCCGGGTCACCAACTCCGAGCATCTGCAGGAACTCAAAGCCAAGTTTAGGCGCATCT GTGAGAAAGCGGCGATCAGGAAGAGGCACTTGTACTTGACCGAGGAGATTTTGCGGGAGAATCCAAGCTTGCTGGCTCCCATGGCGCCGTCGTTCGACGCGCGGCAGCAGATCGTGGTGGAGGCGGTGCCGAAGCTGGCGAAGGAAGCGGCGGAGAAGGCGATCAAGGAGTGGGGCCGCCCCAAATCGGACATCACGCACCTCGTCTTCTGCTCCGCGAGCGGAATCGACATGCCCGGCTCCGACCTCCAGCTCCTCAAGCTGCTCGGGCTCCCGCTGTGCGTCAATCGCGTCATGCTCTACAACGTCGGGTGCCACGCCGGCGGCACCGCCCTCCGCGTCGCCAAGGACCTCGCGGAGAACAACCGCGGCGCGCGGGTGCTCGCCGTCTGCTCCGAGGTCACCGTGCTCTCCTATCGCGGCCCCCACCCCGCCCACATCGAGAGCCTCTTCGTGCAGGCACTGTTTGGCGACGGCGCCGCCGCGCTCGTGGTCGGGTCCGACCCGGTCGATGGCGTCGAGCGCCCCATCTTCGAAATCGCCTCGGCGTCCCAA GTGATGCTTCCGGAAAGCGAAGAGGCGGTGGGCGGCCACCTCCGCGAAATTGGGCTGACCTTCCACCTCAAGAGCCAGCTTCCGTCGATCATCGCGAGCAACATCGAGCAGAGCCTGACGACGGCGTGCTCGCCGCTGGGGCTGTCGGACTGGAACCAGCTGTTCTGGACGGTTCACCCCGGCGGCCGAGCGATCCTGGACCAGGTGGAGGCGCGGCTCGGGCTGGAGAAGGACCGGCTCGCCGCGACGCGGCACGTACTCAGCGAGTACGGCAACATGCAGAGCGCCACGGTGCTGTTCATCCTGGACGAGATGCGGAAACGCTCGGCCGCGGACGGCCACGCCACCACCGGCGAGGGGCTCGACTGGGGCGTGCTTTTGGCCTTCGGCCCGGGACTCTCCATCGAGACCGTCGTCCTCCATAGTTGCAAACTGAACTAG
- the LOC122038701 gene encoding putative bifunctional dihydrofolate reductase-thymidylate synthase: MFLSSRLLTASKSTGAAFFCRSCRFDTGTFGKVNTFTRCLRVLAMEGSNRAAHFDSKRSYQVVVAATRDLGIGKDGSLPWKLPSDLKFFKQITVTTSDPTKRNAVIMGRKTWESIPPQFRPLPGRLNVVLTRSGSFDITTSENIVVCGSMDSALEILSTTSYCLSIEKVFVIGGGSILREVINAPGCEAIHLTDIEASIECDTFMPPIDSSVFRPWYSSYPMVENDIRYSFVTYVRAQSSSTEVHVSTDGDMNGGHLAMDKFNVQDFSFLPEFIYKKHEEYVYLGLVEDIIHNGAQRNDRTGTGTLSKFGCQMRFNLRRSFPLLTTKRVFWRGVVEELLWFISGSTNAKVLQEKGIHIWDGNASREYLDSIGLIDREEGDLGPVYGFQWRHFGAEYTNMYADYTGKGFDQLLDVIDKIKHNPDDRRIILSAWNPSDLKKMALPPCHMFAQFYVANGELSCQMYQRSADMGLGVPFNIASYSLLTCMIAQVCDLSPGDFVHVIGDAHVYRTHVRPLEEQLQKQPKLFPVLKLNPLKKDLDSFVASDIKLFGYAPHNKIEMKMAI, translated from the exons ATGTTCTTATCTTCTCGCCTATTGACTGCCTCGAAGAGCACAG GTGCTGCCTTCTTCTGTAGAAGTTGTCGGTTTGATACTGGAACTTTTGGCAAAGTGAATACTTTTACTCGTTGTCTTAGAGTTCTGGCAATGGAGGGTTCAAATCGTGCTGCCCATTTTGATTCTAAGAGGAGTTATCAAGTTGTTGTTGCTGCCACCCGCGATCTGGGTATTGGGAAAGATGGGAGTTTGCCATGGAAGTTGCCATCTGACCTGAAGTTTTTTAAGCAAATCACGGTTACAACTTCAGATCCCACAAAGAGGAATGCAGTGATTATGGGCAGGAAAACATGGGAAAGTATTCCGCCACAGTTCAGACCTCTTCCTGGACGGTTGAATGTTGTGCTGACTCGTTCGGGAAGTTTTGATATTACAACATCTGAGAATATCGTTGTATGTGGAAGCATGGATTCTGCTTTGGAGATTTTGTCAACAACCTCGTATTGTTTGTCTATTGAGAAAGTGTTTGTCATAGGAGGTGGCTCAATACTAAG GGAAGTGATTAATGCACCTGGATGTGAAGCCATTCACCTAACAGACATTGAGGCATCCATTGAATGTGATACTTTCATGCCTCCAATAGATTCTTCTGTATTTCGGCCATGGTACTCATCCTACCCCATGGTGGAGAATGACATCAGATATTCATTTGTGACATACGTTCGGGCACAAAGCTCATCTACTGAAGTTCATGTTTCTACTGATGGGGATATGAATGGTGGCCATTTAGCTATGGATAAATTTAATGTTCAGGATTTCTCGTTTCTTCCTGAATTTATATACAAAAAGCATGAAGAATATGTTTATCTTGGACTTGTTGAGGATATCATACACAATGGTGCTCAGAGAAATGATAGGACAGGGACTGGAACATTATCTAAATTTGGTTGTCAG ATGCGATTTAACTTGAGGAGATCATTTCCATTGCTGACAACTAAG AGGGTCTTTTggcgaggtgttgtggaagaacTTCTGTGGTTTATAAGTGGTTCTACTAATGCAAAG GTTCTACAAGAAAAGGGAATTCACATATGGGATGGCAATGCATCAAGAGAGTACCTTGATAG TATTGGCTTGATTGATAGGGAGGAAGGAGACCTAGGACCTGTATATGGATTTCAATGGAGGCACTTTGGTGCTGA ATACACTAACATGTATGCTGACTATACTGGAAAAGGATTTGATCAGTTACTGGATGTAAtagataaaattaaacataatccaGACGACCGCCGAATAATTCTATCAGCATGGAATCCTTCGGATCTTAAGAAAATGGCTCTTCCTCCTTGTCATATGTTTGCACAA TTCTATGTGGCTAATGGGGAATTATCATGCCAAATGTACCAACGGTCTGCAGATATGGGTCTTGGTGTGCCATTTAACATTGCATCATATTCACTTTTGACATGCATGATTGCTCAAGTCTGTG ATCTCTCTCCTGGAGATTTTGTCCATGTTATTGGAGATGCTCATGTTTATAGAACTCATGTAAGACCTCTGGAGGAACAACTTCAGAAGCAACCCAAACTTTTTCCG GTTCTAAAACTTAACCCTCTGAAGAAGGACTTGGATTCGTTTGTTGCATCTGACATCAAGCTTTTTGGCTATGCTCCCCATAACAAGATAGAAATGAAAATGGCAATCTAG